A genomic region of Gossypium hirsutum isolate 1008001.06 chromosome D01, Gossypium_hirsutum_v2.1, whole genome shotgun sequence contains the following coding sequences:
- the LOC107921145 gene encoding villin-2, producing the protein MSSSKVLDPAFQGVGQKPGTEIWRIENFQPVPLQKSDYGKFYMGDSYIVLHTIHSKAGSHMYDIHFWIGKDTSQDEAGAAAIKTVELDAALGGRAVQHRELQGHESDKFLSYFKPCIVPLEGGVASGFKTPEEEVFETRLYICKGKRVVKLKQIPFARSSLNHDDVFILDTENKIYQFNGANSNIQERAKALEIIQFLKEKYHGGVCNVAIVDDGKLDTESDSGEFWVLFGGFAPLGKKASSEDDVIPESTPAKLYSITEGEVKPIEGELSKSMLENSKCYLLDCGAEIFVWIGRATQVEERKVATQSAEDFVASHNRPRATRITRLIQGYETSSFKSNFDSWPAASATPGGDDGRGKVAALLKQQKVAVKGLTKTAPVQEEVPLLEGGGKMEVWCIDDSAKTPLPKEDIGKFCSGDCYIVLYTYHSGERKEDYFLCCWIGKDSNEEDQKIAAELANTVFNSHKGRPVQGRVYEGKEPPQFVALFQPMVVLKGGISAGYRKSIEEKGLTDETYTADSVALFQISGNSMHNIKAQQVDAVATSLNSTECFLLQSGSSAIFTWYGTQSTHEQQHLAPKVAEFLKPGVTRKHCKEGTETSAFWSALGGKQDYTSTEKESNEIVRDPHLYTFYLNKGKFKVEEVYNFDQDDLLTEDILILDTRAEVFVWVGQCVDAKEKQQAFEFGQKYIDRAVSLEGMSPKITLYKVTEGNEPCFFTTFFSWDSHRAIVPGNSFQKKVALLFGASHAEDRSDGQGPRQRAEALAALTSAFNPSPEGKTSAPKPVCTGQGSQRAAAVAALSQVLTAEMKKSPDGSPRKSASSTPAVTSPTYEAKSEADPSGAHDSHETAEGETGETNGDNSEPITQSFTYSYDQLKSKSENPVTGIDFKRRETYLSDEEFETVFGMPKEAFYKLPKWKQDLQKKEVDLF; encoded by the exons ATGAGCTCATCAAAAGTTCTGGATCCTGCATTTCAAGGAGTTGGTCAAAAACC AGGGACTGAAATCTGGCGTATTGAGAATTTTCAGCCAGTTCCGTTGCAAAAGTCAGACTACGGAAAATTCTACATGGGGGATTCTTACATTGTCTTACAT ACGATACATAGCAAGGCTGGTTCGCATATGTATGACATACACTTCTGGATTGGGAAAGATACCAGTCAG GACGAAGCTGGAGCTGCTGCTATCAAAACTGTTGAGTTAGATGCAGCGCTAGGAGGTCGTGCCGTGCAGCACAGGGAACTTCAAGGCCATGAATCTGACAAATTTTTGTCATACTTTAAACCTTGCATTGTACCCTTGGAGGGTGGTGTTGCTTCTGGATTTAAAACACCAGAAGAAGAAGTGTTTGAAACTCGGTTATATATATGCAAAGGAAAACGAGTTGTCAAATTGAAGCAG ATTCCTTTTGCCCGGTCTTCACTGAATCACGATGATGTATTTATCCTGGACACTGAGAACAAGATTTATCAGTTCAATGGTGCAAACTCTAATATTCAGGAAAGGGCAAAGGCATTAGAAATTATCCAGTTTTTAAAGGAAAAGTACCATGGTGGAGTGTGCAATGTTGCAATTGTTG ATGATGGGAAATTGGACACTGAGTCAGATTCCGGTGAGTTCTGGGTCCTCTTTGGTGGTTTTGCTCCCTTAGGCAAGAAAGCTAGCAGTGAAGATGATGTTATTCCCGAGTCCACTCCAGCTAAACTTTATAG CATAACTGAAGGTGAGGTAAAGCCCATAGAAGGTGAACTATCGAAAAGCATGCTGGAAAACAGCAAATGCTATCTACTAGACTGTGGTGCTGAGATTTTTGTTTGGATTGGACGGGCAACACAAGTAGAGGAGAGAAAAGTAGCCACTCAATCCGCTGAG GACTTTGTTGCTAGCCACAATAGACCAAGAGCAACACGCATAACCCGTCTCATCCAAGGGTATGAAACCAGTTCATTCAAGTCCAACTTCGATTCTTGGCCGGCTGCATCTGCAACTCCTGGTGGTGACGACGGAAGAGGAAAAGTAGCTG CTTTGCTGAAGCAACAAAAAGTTGCAGTCAAAGGTTTGACCAAAACTGCTCCTGTACAAGAAGAAGTTCCTTTGCTTGAAGGCGGTGGAAAGATGGAG GTATGGTGCATTGATGACAGTGCCAAAACGCCGTTGCCAAAAGAGGATATTGGTAAATTCTGTAGTGGAGACTGCTACATTGTGCTTTATACATACCACTCAGGTGAAAGGAAAGAAGATTACTTTCTGTGCTGTTGGATTGGAAAGGATAGCAATGAG GAGGACCAAAAGATAGCTGCTGAGTTGGCTAATACAGTGTTTAACTCACATAAGGGGAGGCCTGTTCAG GGTCGTGTATATGAAGGTAAAGAGCCACCTCAATTTGTTGCACTTTTTCAACCTATGGTGGTCCTTAAG GGTGGCATAAGCGCTGGTTACAGAAAGAGTATAGAAGAGAAAGGCTTGACTGATGAAACCTACACAGCAGATTCTGTTGCTCTATTTCAGATATCAGGAAACTCCATGCACAATATTAAAGCACAACAAGTTGATGCA GTGGCAACATCGTTGAACTCGACTGAGTGTTTCCTCCTGCAATCTGGATCTTCAGCAATTTTCACTTGGTATGGAACTCAAAGCACTCACGAACAGCAGCACTTGGCTCCCAAAGTTGCTGAATTTTTGAAG CCTGGAGTCACTCGGAAACATTGTAAAGAAGGAACGGAGACCTCTGCCTTCTGGTCTGCACTTGGTGGGAAACAAGATTATACCTCAACCGAAAAAGAATCTAATGAGATTGTCAGGGATCCCCACTTGTACACTTTCTATCTTAATAAAG GAAAGTTTAAA GTTGAGGAAGTTTACAATTTCGATCAGGACGATCTCTTGACTGAAGATATTCTGATACTCGACACTCGTGCTGAAGTGTTTGTTTGGGTTGGTCAGTGTGTAGACGCCAAAGAAAAACAACAGGCTTTTGAATTTGGCCAG AAATACATAGACAGGGCTGTGTCTCTAGAGGGTATGTCGCCAAAGATTACACTATACAAAGTTACTGAAGGAAATGAACCCTGCTTCTTCACTACATTCTTTTCATGGGATTCTCACCGAGCTATT GTGCCAGGAAACTCGTTCCAGAAGAAGGTGGCATTGCTCTTTGGTGCTAGCCATGCAGAG GATCGATCTGATGGACAAGGACCCAGGCAAAGAGCCGAAGCTTTAGCTGCCTTAACATCTGCATTTAATCCATCACCAGAAGGCAAAACCTCAGCTCCAAAGCCAGTTTGCACCGGTCAGGGATCACAACGAGCTGCTGCTGTAGCTGCTCTCTCCCAAGTTCTTACTGCGGAAATGAAGAAATCACCCGATGGATCCCCTAGAAAATCTGCTAGCAGCACTCCTGCAGTAACCAGCCCTACTT ATGAAGCAAAGAGTGAAGCAGACCCTTCCGGCGCACACGATTCTCATGAGACAGCTGAAGGCGAGACAGGTGAAACCAATGGGGACAATTCGGAACCCATAACTCAGTCATTTACATACAGTTACGACCAGCTGAAGTCCAAATCTGAAAATCCAGTAACTGGAATTGACTTCAAACGCAGAGAG ACTTATTTGTCCGATGAGGAGTTCGAGACGGTATTCGGGATGCCGAAAGAAGCATTTTACAAGTTGCCAAAGTGGAAGCAAGATCTTCAAAAGAAGGAAGTTGATCTATTCTAG